A stretch of Gemmatimonas aurantiaca T-27 DNA encodes these proteins:
- a CDS encoding VanZ family protein: protein MSRHLSSQTSAFRFRRAADFTALRLGRAVLGYLALMIGIITLAPFRFQLTPAHGLTDIWNWTDLVMNVLMFVPFGYVYQLTRPRGAPPDWPRVVVLGAAISGTIELLQLFSPTRYTSLFDLATNTAGAALGAWLFARVATRVRDEDAVQSFALELPLMGLVYLLIPLCWLVGLGSEGELRRWLVLPIAAVAGGIIGTVHAAYMTPRRINNRVWLIGVVIGWVLVALVPGTRGDLPLMAAGGTLTLGIALLRSIATGRAVARDGAQRFELPTLRLLLPLFAIYLALSSLWPITEVGADWQWTLALTPPGVELSQPLVYRALEHVAAFTLVGYISAEFYGRDARSFTSSLPRLLAWTASVSFLLQLGRGLHHDMGTSLALFVLTQLAAVYGSWMYVLQRAHVQALVERRALLRQLTLRG from the coding sequence ATGTCCCGTCACCTCTCATCGCAGACTTCGGCGTTCCGTTTCCGGCGCGCGGCCGATTTCACCGCACTCCGGCTCGGACGGGCGGTGCTGGGCTACCTGGCGCTGATGATTGGCATCATCACCTTGGCCCCGTTCCGCTTTCAGCTCACGCCCGCACACGGGCTGACCGACATCTGGAACTGGACCGATCTGGTCATGAACGTGCTGATGTTCGTGCCGTTCGGTTACGTATACCAGCTCACCCGCCCCAGAGGCGCACCGCCCGACTGGCCTCGTGTCGTCGTGCTCGGCGCGGCGATCAGCGGCACCATCGAGCTGCTGCAACTGTTTTCCCCGACCCGCTACACGTCGTTGTTCGACCTGGCCACGAATACCGCGGGAGCAGCGTTGGGGGCATGGCTCTTTGCGCGGGTGGCCACCCGGGTGCGCGATGAGGATGCCGTGCAGAGTTTTGCACTCGAACTACCGTTGATGGGACTCGTGTACCTGCTCATTCCGCTCTGCTGGTTGGTGGGACTGGGCAGCGAGGGCGAACTCCGTCGGTGGCTGGTGTTGCCTATCGCTGCGGTGGCAGGTGGTATCATCGGCACGGTGCACGCGGCATACATGACACCGCGCCGCATCAACAATCGTGTATGGCTGATCGGTGTGGTGATCGGCTGGGTACTGGTGGCGCTGGTGCCGGGCACCCGTGGTGACCTGCCACTCATGGCTGCCGGCGGTACCCTCACACTGGGTATCGCTTTGTTGCGCAGCATCGCGACCGGACGGGCCGTCGCGCGTGACGGTGCGCAGCGTTTCGAATTGCCTACGCTGCGTCTGTTGTTGCCTCTCTTTGCGATATATCTCGCGCTCTCGTCGCTGTGGCCGATCACTGAAGTCGGGGCCGACTGGCAATGGACGCTGGCGCTCACGCCACCGGGGGTGGAGCTATCCCAGCCGCTGGTATACCGCGCCCTCGAACATGTCGCGGCTTTCACGCTGGTGGGCTACATCAGCGCCGAGTTCTACGGACGCGACGCACGCTCGTTCACGAGTTCGTTGCCGCGTCTGCTGGCCTGGACAGCGAGCGTGAGTTTTCTGCTCCAACTGGGCCGCGGTTTGCACCACGACATGGGGACGAGCCTGGCCCTGTTCGTACTCACGCAACTCGCGGCCGTGTACGGCAGTTGGATGTACGTGCTGCAACGCGCGCACGTGCAGGCACTGGTGGAACGCCGCGCCTTGCTTCGTCAGCTCACGTTGCGCGGTTGA
- a CDS encoding DUF808 domain-containing protein, with protein MASSLLVLLDDITSMLDDVALLTKVAAKKTSGVMGDDLALNAEQASGVRVDRELPVVWAVAKGSLVNKVILVPVALLISAFAPGAVMPLMLIGGLFLCYEGVEKLLHKALHKHDPAPAVHSVVAQPELTDEQRLEIEQGKIKGAIRTDFVLSAEIIVISLGTMSAAPIAQQIGALTLVSLAATVFVYGLVAGIVKLDDLGLALHQRGRAIGGVILKTAPWLMKSLSVLGTAAMFTVGGGIIAHGVHAIDVVLQGWASATGPVAAVSKMLLDALLGVVAGAVLVGISVLVKKLRPTAKPA; from the coding sequence ATGGCGTCCAGCCTGCTCGTACTTCTCGACGATATCACGTCGATGCTCGACGATGTCGCCTTGCTCACCAAGGTGGCTGCGAAAAAAACCTCCGGCGTCATGGGCGACGATCTCGCGCTCAACGCAGAACAAGCGTCAGGCGTGCGGGTCGACCGCGAACTGCCGGTGGTGTGGGCGGTGGCCAAGGGATCGCTGGTCAACAAGGTGATCCTGGTGCCGGTGGCGCTGCTCATCAGCGCGTTTGCCCCTGGTGCGGTGATGCCGTTGATGCTGATCGGTGGCCTGTTCCTGTGTTACGAAGGCGTGGAGAAGCTGCTGCACAAGGCGTTGCACAAGCACGATCCCGCGCCGGCCGTGCACTCGGTGGTCGCGCAGCCCGAGCTGACCGATGAACAGCGGCTCGAAATCGAGCAGGGCAAGATCAAGGGTGCCATTCGCACCGATTTCGTGCTCTCGGCCGAGATCATCGTCATCTCATTGGGCACGATGAGTGCGGCGCCCATCGCGCAGCAGATCGGCGCACTTACCCTCGTGAGCCTGGCCGCCACGGTGTTTGTGTATGGCCTCGTTGCCGGCATCGTGAAACTCGACGATCTCGGGCTGGCGCTGCATCAGCGTGGCCGCGCCATCGGCGGCGTCATTCTCAAGACGGCACCGTGGCTCATGAAGAGCCTGTCGGTGCTCGGCACTGCCGCCATGTTCACAGTGGGCGGTGGCATCATCGCGCACGGCGTGCATGCTATCGACGTGGTGCTGCAGGGATGGGCCAGCGCCACGGGACCGGTCGCCGCGGTGAGCAAGATGCTGCTCGATGCGCTGCTGGGCGTGGTGGCTGGCGCCGTGTTGGTCGGTATCTCGGTCTTGGTGAAGAAGCTGCGCCCGACTGCAAAACCAGCCTGA
- a CDS encoding serine/threonine-protein kinase: MSNLSETPPTELAALRVALRGQYAIQRELGRGGMGIVLLARDERLDRAVALKVLPPALAEAGETRERFLREARMAAQLSHPNIVPVYRADELGGYAFFAMGFVEGESLGDRIRDRGSLPAAEVVRVLREVAWALAYAHARGIVHRDVKPDNILLERASNRAIVTDFGIARADFNPALTQDGYVLGTIHYMSPEQASGDVLDGRSDLYALGCIGFYALSGRLPFEGASPQAILVAHATKEPPTLRSIAPDVPAALAAVIDRCLRKRPDDRFATGEELADALAKALEHIEHDVRDAGGKDTLNSDDAMAVWRRAAELQAEAAARLETRMRANDTRALAAPHETAADHGAGTESATPTDAYRLRDVEAAAIEAGISQRFVALALDELRAKPSGQALTPSLSPRRERLTTRLLGTAQRTLSVSRTFRAPARTVLQSLGRTLQGSPWSLALRDTLGGHPLDGGVLVFDLPAMSDSNYKWTYTRYGVYVPQVRVSLSATPGDPRSCEVTMTIDLRRGLMANIASWLAVSSASSVGGGVVGLAVGKKMLALAGAALVGPMLGGAIVLGGVAIASVAPIYRWGLRKAEDELSTALAAVDVTMRAFDIFGETPPPPPLPRSQNPPLIVP; the protein is encoded by the coding sequence ATGTCGAATCTATCTGAGACGCCGCCCACGGAACTGGCGGCCCTGCGCGTTGCCCTGCGTGGGCAGTACGCCATCCAGCGTGAATTGGGCCGCGGCGGCATGGGCATCGTACTGCTCGCCCGTGACGAACGCCTTGACCGTGCCGTAGCGCTCAAGGTGCTGCCGCCCGCCCTCGCTGAAGCGGGAGAAACCCGCGAGCGCTTCCTGCGCGAAGCCCGCATGGCCGCGCAACTGTCGCATCCGAACATCGTGCCCGTGTACCGCGCCGATGAACTGGGCGGCTACGCGTTTTTTGCGATGGGATTCGTGGAAGGGGAATCGCTGGGAGATCGCATCCGCGACCGGGGATCACTACCGGCAGCGGAAGTCGTGCGTGTCTTGCGCGAGGTCGCCTGGGCGCTCGCGTATGCACACGCCCGCGGCATCGTCCACCGCGACGTGAAGCCGGACAACATCCTGCTCGAACGTGCCAGCAATCGCGCCATCGTCACCGATTTTGGCATCGCGCGCGCCGACTTCAATCCGGCGTTGACGCAGGATGGCTATGTGCTCGGCACAATTCACTACATGAGCCCTGAACAGGCCAGTGGTGACGTGCTCGATGGCCGCAGCGATCTCTATGCCCTCGGGTGCATCGGCTTCTATGCCTTGAGCGGACGCTTGCCGTTCGAGGGCGCGTCGCCGCAAGCCATTCTGGTGGCACATGCCACGAAAGAACCACCCACGCTGCGCAGCATTGCACCGGACGTGCCGGCCGCACTCGCGGCGGTGATCGATCGCTGCCTGCGCAAACGCCCCGACGATCGGTTTGCGACAGGCGAAGAACTCGCCGATGCACTCGCCAAAGCGCTGGAGCATATCGAGCACGACGTGCGTGATGCCGGCGGCAAGGATACGCTGAACAGTGACGACGCGATGGCCGTGTGGCGTCGCGCCGCCGAGTTGCAGGCGGAAGCGGCGGCCCGCCTCGAAACGCGCATGCGGGCCAATGACACGCGCGCGCTTGCCGCACCGCATGAGACCGCGGCCGATCACGGTGCCGGTACCGAAAGCGCCACACCCACCGACGCCTATCGCCTGCGCGATGTGGAGGCAGCGGCGATCGAGGCAGGCATTTCGCAGCGCTTCGTGGCGTTGGCGCTCGACGAACTGCGCGCCAAGCCATCAGGCCAGGCGCTCACGCCGAGCCTCTCGCCGCGCCGCGAACGACTCACCACGCGTCTGCTCGGCACGGCGCAGCGCACTCTGTCGGTCTCGCGCACCTTTCGCGCACCGGCGCGCACCGTACTGCAATCTCTCGGGCGTACGCTGCAAGGCAGCCCATGGTCGCTCGCATTGCGCGACACACTGGGTGGTCACCCGCTGGATGGGGGTGTGCTGGTGTTCGACCTGCCCGCGATGTCCGACTCCAACTACAAGTGGACGTATACGCGATACGGCGTCTATGTCCCGCAGGTACGTGTGTCACTGAGCGCCACCCCGGGTGATCCGCGCAGTTGCGAAGTCACGATGACCATCGATCTGCGTCGCGGGTTGATGGCGAACATCGCCAGTTGGCTGGCCGTATCCAGCGCCAGTTCGGTGGGCGGCGGCGTGGTCGGGCTGGCCGTGGGCAAGAAGATGCTGGCCCTGGCCGGCGCCGCACTGGTAGGGCCCATGCTTGGTGGAGCCATTGTGCTTGGTGGCGTCGCGATCGCCAGTGTGGCCCCCATCTATCGCTGGGGGCTGCGCAAAGCGGAAGACGAGCTCTCCACAGCACTCGCCGCGGTCGACGTGACCATGCGGGCTTTCGACATTTTTGGGGAGACCCCACCGCCCCCACCACTGCCGCGCTCCCAGAATCCGCCGCTCATCGTGCCCTGA
- a CDS encoding DUF481 domain-containing protein, producing MRTHLFVTAAALVAAGALAPAIVSAQDAPPPPKKNLEVTGTAGFAQTSGNANATTTNFGNKVKYTARGWTLGEDLAFFYGEAENKVNANFWNGGLRAERRIMERIGLFVATRYDRNVLQGIAHRFEEGFGVDVKAIATPRDQLSFQVGGSLFQQRLTAGSTATAKRNFPAARLGLDYKHSFTELAYFQQTGEYLPNLSDSEAYLMNTESALVAPLSRRLGLKLSYVVRYNNAPPVRENVRLKTTDTFFSSGITVSF from the coding sequence ATGCGCACACATCTCTTTGTCACCGCTGCGGCATTGGTTGCCGCTGGCGCGCTCGCTCCGGCCATCGTCAGCGCGCAGGATGCTCCGCCGCCACCGAAGAAGAATCTCGAAGTCACCGGCACGGCCGGCTTTGCGCAGACCAGCGGCAACGCCAACGCCACCACGACCAACTTCGGCAACAAGGTGAAGTACACGGCTCGTGGTTGGACGCTGGGCGAGGATCTTGCGTTTTTCTATGGTGAGGCCGAAAACAAGGTCAACGCCAACTTCTGGAACGGCGGCCTGCGTGCCGAGCGTCGCATCATGGAACGCATCGGCCTGTTCGTGGCCACGCGCTATGATCGCAACGTGCTGCAGGGCATTGCACACCGGTTCGAAGAAGGGTTCGGTGTCGACGTGAAGGCGATTGCGACGCCGCGCGATCAGTTGTCGTTCCAGGTTGGTGGTTCGCTGTTTCAACAGCGCCTCACGGCCGGATCCACCGCCACCGCCAAGCGGAATTTCCCTGCGGCGCGTCTCGGTCTCGACTACAAGCACAGCTTCACGGAGTTGGCCTACTTCCAGCAGACGGGCGAGTACCTGCCCAACCTGTCGGACAGTGAAGCCTATCTCATGAACACGGAATCGGCGCTGGTCGCGCCCCTGTCACGCCGACTGGGCCTCAAGCTCTCGTACGTGGTGCGCTACAACAACGCGCCGCCAGTGCGCGAGAATGTGCGCCTCAAGACCACGGACACCTTCTTCTCGAGCGGCATCACCGTCTCGTTCTGA
- a CDS encoding pirin family protein, with protein MSIRPVKSIVSAQPTMEGAGVHLHRAFGFGNTSETDPFLLFDDFRNDVPRQYQAGFPWHPHRGIETITYVLTGNVEHADSLGNRGLLGSGDVQWMTAGSGILHHEMPMGDPQGRMHGFQLWANLPSSLKMTAPRYQDVKSKDIVEITDDDGTIVRVISGEFWGKRGPVDGIAADPSYLDVSVPAGVKKSLPVDAYRSTFAYIFEGSGTFRHASANIGVLTERTAGDDDDLVRDMSGNRSLILFDTGDEVVVRAGENGIRFLLVSGAPIKEPVAWHGPIVMNTQAELQTAMRELREGTFIK; from the coding sequence ATGTCCATTCGTCCTGTCAAAAGCATCGTCTCGGCCCAGCCTACCATGGAGGGCGCGGGGGTGCATCTGCACCGCGCCTTCGGGTTCGGCAACACCAGCGAGACCGATCCGTTTTTGCTGTTCGACGATTTCCGGAATGACGTGCCGCGGCAGTACCAGGCCGGGTTCCCCTGGCATCCGCATCGTGGCATCGAGACCATCACCTACGTGCTGACTGGCAACGTCGAACACGCTGACTCGCTCGGCAACCGCGGCTTGCTGGGCTCCGGCGACGTGCAATGGATGACGGCCGGCAGCGGCATCCTGCACCACGAGATGCCGATGGGCGATCCGCAGGGGCGTATGCATGGTTTCCAGCTATGGGCCAACCTGCCCTCGTCACTCAAGATGACGGCGCCACGCTATCAGGACGTCAAATCGAAAGACATCGTCGAGATCACGGACGATGACGGCACCATCGTGCGCGTGATTTCCGGTGAGTTCTGGGGCAAGCGCGGCCCCGTGGACGGTATCGCGGCCGATCCGAGTTATCTCGATGTCTCGGTTCCCGCGGGTGTGAAAAAGTCACTGCCCGTGGACGCATATCGCAGCACGTTTGCCTACATTTTCGAGGGCAGCGGAACGTTCCGGCACGCATCGGCCAACATCGGTGTACTGACCGAACGCACAGCGGGCGATGACGATGACCTCGTGCGCGATATGTCGGGGAATCGCTCGCTCATCCTGTTCGACACTGGCGACGAAGTAGTGGTGCGTGCCGGCGAGAACGGAATCCGTTTCCTGCTGGTCAGCGGCGCGCCCATCAAGGAGCCGGTGGCATGGCATGGTCCGATCGTGATGAACACCCAGGCCGAACTGCAGACGGCTATGCGCGAACTGCGTGAAGGGACGTTCATCAAGTAA
- a CDS encoding dihydrofolate reductase family protein, with product MAVQYFTATSLDGFIADPNHSLEWLLQFGTEDPSYPEFIRDVGVIAMGSSTYEWLWRHHLAPDAPAPMPWFYAQPCWVFSSRTLPVVEGADVRFVRGDVRPVFDAMQETLRERHAAGQTAPNIWIVGGGDLAGQVHDAGLLDEMIVTITSVTLGQGAPLFPRRVATPALALKAVRQVGPEFVQLTYQVPKS from the coding sequence ATGGCCGTGCAGTACTTCACGGCGACGAGCCTCGATGGCTTCATCGCCGATCCGAATCATTCGCTCGAGTGGCTGCTGCAGTTCGGCACCGAAGATCCGTCCTACCCGGAGTTCATCCGTGATGTGGGTGTCATCGCCATGGGTTCCAGTACCTACGAGTGGTTGTGGCGCCATCATCTCGCGCCGGATGCTCCCGCTCCCATGCCGTGGTTTTATGCGCAGCCGTGTTGGGTGTTCAGCAGCCGTACGCTGCCGGTGGTCGAAGGCGCCGATGTCCGATTCGTGCGCGGCGATGTACGACCGGTGTTCGACGCCATGCAGGAGACCTTGCGCGAGCGGCACGCGGCCGGCCAGACGGCGCCCAACATCTGGATCGTAGGTGGCGGCGATCTGGCGGGTCAGGTCCATGATGCGGGCCTGCTCGACGAAATGATCGTGACCATCACGTCGGTGACACTGGGTCAGGGTGCGCCGCTCTTTCCGCGGCGTGTGGCGACGCCGGCGCTCGCGCTCAAGGCCGTCCGCCAGGTGGGGCCGGAGTTCGTGCAACTCACCTATCAGGTGCCGAAGAGCTGA
- a CDS encoding serine hydrolase domain-containing protein: MTRPAALPATFALPASLALMALVSQPLVAQRTGTAARTPSRATQPYVPPAGSWERRTPSVAGMDSAKLAEAVAFAVSKESRSPRDLELNHYATFGREPLGDPIGPLPPRGDATGVIVKGGYVVATWGNPDAEETTNSVTKSFVSTVVGLAVDAGKIRSVHDTVASYMPPIVRARPNGRGYERDWPGNDRILMPFDSPHNRRLTWDHLLRQVSDWEGTLWGKPEWADRPAQNAATWTTRPREEPGKTYEYNDTRVNVLALAALQVWRKPLPEVLKERVMDPIGASDTWRWYGYDNSWIVLDGREVQSVSGGGHWGGGMIINAWDMARFGLLTLRRGKWGERQLLSDAWVTQSLTSTPAQKTYGYMNWFVNPDRSYLAAAPPQAFVHVGAGNNFIYVDPVNDIVAVIRWMDTAGSLNQFVEKLLAAQVSR; this comes from the coding sequence GTGACACGACCCGCCGCTCTTCCTGCGACATTCGCCCTGCCGGCGTCTCTCGCCCTCATGGCGCTGGTCTCCCAGCCGCTGGTTGCGCAGCGCACCGGCACTGCGGCTCGGACACCATCCAGGGCCACTCAGCCCTACGTACCACCCGCTGGAAGCTGGGAGCGTCGTACGCCCTCGGTCGCCGGTATGGACTCGGCCAAGCTGGCCGAGGCGGTGGCCTTTGCGGTGAGCAAGGAGAGCCGCTCACCGCGCGATCTCGAGCTCAATCACTATGCCACGTTTGGTCGTGAACCGTTGGGCGACCCTATTGGGCCGCTGCCGCCGCGAGGCGATGCGACCGGCGTGATCGTGAAAGGCGGCTATGTGGTGGCCACCTGGGGCAACCCGGACGCCGAAGAGACCACCAACAGTGTCACCAAGAGCTTCGTGAGCACGGTGGTGGGACTGGCGGTGGATGCCGGCAAGATCCGCAGCGTGCATGACACCGTGGCGTCGTACATGCCGCCCATCGTGCGGGCGCGCCCCAACGGGCGTGGGTATGAGCGCGATTGGCCCGGCAATGATCGCATTCTCATGCCGTTCGATTCACCGCACAATCGGCGCCTCACATGGGATCACTTGCTGCGTCAGGTGAGCGACTGGGAAGGCACACTGTGGGGCAAGCCCGAGTGGGCCGATCGTCCGGCGCAGAATGCGGCCACCTGGACCACGCGTCCGCGTGAAGAGCCCGGCAAGACGTACGAGTACAACGACACGCGTGTGAACGTGCTCGCGCTGGCCGCCCTGCAGGTGTGGCGCAAGCCGCTGCCCGAAGTGCTCAAGGAGCGCGTGATGGATCCCATCGGCGCGTCGGACACGTGGCGCTGGTATGGCTACGACAATTCGTGGATCGTGCTCGATGGCCGCGAAGTGCAGAGCGTGAGCGGCGGCGGTCACTGGGGTGGTGGCATGATCATCAATGCGTGGGACATGGCCCGCTTCGGTCTGCTCACGCTGCGCCGTGGAAAGTGGGGCGAACGCCAGTTGCTCAGCGACGCCTGGGTGACCCAGTCGCTCACGTCCACGCCGGCGCAGAAGACCTACGGCTACATGAACTGGTTCGTGAACCCCGACCGGTCGTATCTCGCGGCGGCACCGCCGCAGGCGTTTGTGCATGTGGGCGCTGGCAACAACTTCATCTACGTCGATCCGGTCAATGATATCGTGGCCGTCATTCGCTGGATGGACACGGCGGGCAGTCTCAACCAGTTCGTCGAGAAGTTGCTCGCGGCCCAGGTGAGCCGGTGA
- a CDS encoding DUF481 domain-containing protein — MTLRPGLAATTYVSLGLALLLAPRFVASQGTSSVSSGSPTTANAPKDSAGAKTAAKAPRKRKALDFTGSLGYTQTGGNSTARNFNVGNSLTYRLAGWTIKQDLTFVYGEANDRVNANFWNGGLRGDRNVAERVDFFLASRYDRNVRQGVTNRFQQGFGLNMLAFEDSRNKVHVALGGSLFSQQLEPGAVAKVSRAFPAARAALDYRYRFTPVAYLQQTAEYLPAVGDTATSYFVNTESAIVAPISRNVGLKIGYVIRYNSEPPVRDNIPLRTTDMFFSSGLTLTF; from the coding sequence ATGACGCTTCGACCTGGTCTTGCAGCAACTACATATGTCTCGTTGGGGCTGGCCCTGCTGCTGGCCCCACGATTCGTGGCTTCTCAGGGCACGTCGAGTGTGAGCTCGGGCAGCCCCACCACGGCCAATGCACCGAAGGACAGCGCCGGGGCGAAGACCGCCGCCAAGGCTCCCCGCAAGCGTAAGGCTCTCGATTTCACCGGTTCGCTCGGGTACACACAAACCGGTGGCAACTCGACGGCGCGCAATTTCAATGTGGGCAACTCGCTCACGTATCGTCTGGCCGGCTGGACCATCAAACAGGACCTCACGTTTGTGTACGGTGAGGCCAATGACCGGGTCAACGCGAACTTCTGGAACGGCGGCCTGCGTGGCGATCGCAATGTGGCCGAGCGTGTCGACTTCTTTCTGGCGTCGCGGTACGACCGCAACGTGCGGCAGGGCGTGACCAATCGTTTCCAGCAGGGCTTCGGCCTCAATATGCTGGCCTTCGAAGACAGTCGAAACAAAGTGCACGTGGCTCTTGGTGGTTCACTGTTTTCGCAGCAGCTCGAGCCTGGCGCGGTCGCCAAGGTGTCACGCGCATTTCCTGCCGCGCGGGCGGCGTTGGACTACCGCTATCGGTTCACGCCGGTGGCGTATCTCCAGCAAACGGCTGAGTACCTGCCCGCCGTTGGTGACACGGCAACGTCGTATTTCGTGAATACGGAAAGCGCGATCGTGGCACCGATTTCCCGCAATGTGGGCCTCAAGATCGGGTATGTGATCCGGTACAACTCCGAGCCACCGGTTCGCGACAATATCCCGCTGCGCACCACCGACATGTTTTTTTCCTCGGGGCTCACCCTTACGTTCTGA
- the trhA gene encoding PAQR family membrane homeostasis protein TrhA produces MNAGSRALTRQAGPREELANALTHGAGLVASLIGLPFLVIAAAARGERVALIGACVFGATLIALYAASTAYHAVSTPTIKQRLRVLDHAAIYLLIAGTYTPFTLGVLRGTWGWTLFGIVWTLAAIGVLFKVIVGSGRFAKLSTLLYIAMGWLVIVAIKPLVLAIDTAGLVLLAAGGLLYTVGVIFYVDKRRAWTHPVWHLFVLGGSVCHYFAVLNHASLVR; encoded by the coding sequence GTGAACGCTGGATCGCGCGCGTTGACGCGACAGGCCGGCCCCCGTGAAGAGCTGGCCAATGCGCTCACGCATGGCGCGGGGCTGGTGGCCAGCCTGATCGGATTGCCTTTTCTCGTGATCGCCGCCGCTGCTCGCGGGGAACGCGTGGCTCTCATCGGCGCGTGTGTGTTTGGTGCCACGCTGATCGCGCTGTATGCCGCGAGCACGGCCTACCATGCCGTGTCCACACCGACCATCAAACAGCGGCTGCGGGTGCTCGATCACGCCGCGATCTACCTGCTCATTGCCGGCACGTACACGCCGTTCACTCTGGGGGTGCTGCGTGGCACGTGGGGATGGACGCTGTTTGGCATTGTCTGGACGTTGGCCGCGATCGGGGTGTTGTTCAAAGTGATCGTGGGCAGTGGTCGCTTCGCAAAACTGTCGACACTCCTCTACATCGCGATGGGCTGGCTGGTCATCGTGGCCATCAAGCCGTTGGTGCTGGCCATCGATACTGCGGGACTGGTGTTGCTCGCGGCCGGCGGACTGCTGTACACGGTCGGTGTGATCTTCTACGTCGACAAGCGTCGCGCTTGGACGCACCCGGTGTGGCACCTGTTCGTGCTGGGCGGCAGCGTCTGCCACTATTTCGCGGTGCTCAATCACGCTTCGCTCGTGCGCTGA
- a CDS encoding IS3-like element ISGau1 family transposase (programmed frameshift): MERSRRQFSPELKQRIVEELEAGHLSVREAARTVQTSAAMVHHWLEEFGRYRPKRDVVEVVMKSEQERIAALEKALAEAHLTLQVYDELITQANRVYKTDPKKKLWYNTARACCDERALPVRAVCARLGRTRDAYYKRAARVGGGERGASKAVVLAQVAVVRAAQPRVGTRKLHTHLAAAGVAVGRDRLFTWLRAAAALVPRKRRRTFTTYSKHGYVVAPNRLKDAEITGPRQAVVSDSTYLRLAPDRFAYLFLVTDVYARRIVGWHLSQDLSHHSALQALHHAIQTIGAADGVLHHSDRGSQYCCHAYRRALAAARLLPSMTDANHCYQNAIAERVNGILKDEFDLDAIFPSLPAAQRAVADAIHRYNTVRLHGSLQLQTPAHVFTHAA; the protein is encoded by the exons ATGGAACGCAGCCGTCGCCAGTTTAGTCCCGAGTTGAAGCAACGGATTGTCGAAGAGCTCGAAGCCGGGCACCTGTCGGTGCGGGAAGCGGCCCGGACCGTGCAGACCAGCGCGGCGATGGTGCATCACTGGCTGGAGGAGTTCGGGCGGTATCGACCGAAACGGGATGTCGTGGAGGTGGTGATGAAGAGTGAACAGGAGCGCATTGCCGCGCTCGAGAAGGCGTTGGCCGAGGCGCATCTGACCCTCCAGGTCTACGACGAGCTCATCACCCAAGCGAACCGCGTGTACAAGACCGATC CTAAAAAAAAGCTTTGGTACAACACCGCGCGGGCCTGTTGCGACGAGCGGGCCCTCCCCGTCCGGGCCGTCTGCGCGCGCCTCGGACGCACCCGCGACGCGTACTACAAACGTGCGGCCCGCGTCGGGGGCGGGGAGCGCGGGGCGTCGAAAGCGGTAGTGCTCGCGCAGGTGGCCGTGGTGCGCGCGGCACAGCCCCGCGTCGGGACGCGGAAACTGCACACCCATTTGGCCGCCGCCGGCGTGGCCGTCGGTCGTGATCGGCTCTTCACGTGGCTGCGGGCGGCGGCGGCGCTCGTGCCGCGCAAGCGGCGGCGGACGTTTACCACGTATTCGAAGCACGGGTATGTCGTGGCGCCGAATCGCTTGAAGGACGCGGAGATCACGGGACCGCGTCAGGCGGTCGTGAGCGACAGTACGTATCTGCGCCTCGCGCCCGATCGCTTCGCGTATTTGTTTCTCGTCACCGACGTGTATGCCCGCCGCATCGTCGGCTGGCATCTGAGCCAGGATCTCTCGCACCACAGTGCGCTGCAGGCGCTCCACCACGCGATCCAGACGATCGGCGCGGCCGATGGCGTGCTGCATCATTCGGACCGCGGGAGTCAGTACTGCTGTCACGCGTATCGCCGGGCTCTCGCCGCCGCGCGCTTGCTACCCAGCATGACCGATGCGAATCACTGCTATCAGAACGCCATCGCCGAACGCGTCAATGGGATCTTGAAAGACGAATTTGATCTCGACGCGATCTTCCCGTCTCTCCCAGCGGCTCAGCGGGCCGTCGCCGACGCCATTCACCGCTACAACACCGTCCGCCTCCACGGGAGTCTCCAGCTGCAGACCCCCGCACACGTATTCACGCACGCAGCCTGA